CATGCCTCGCTAATTTAGCTTTAAGTTGGAAACGAGCTTGCTTTATTTTTACCATATAATAGTCTCTTGAGACATCCTGCCGCAACCTTAAAAGCACCTATTTTGGTGGAACTTCTGTTAAGTTGGAGTTGatttctattgtttttatttacgtTATTACGGTATTACTGTGGCTTTGGTCTGAGCTTTTGACATTTAAGCAATCGTCAAGATTGGATATTTCTTCGTTTAGGTAACAGAACTGTGAATGCACAGTGTAGACTTTGAGGATAGCACAAATTTACCCAAAATTTGTTCGAAAGAAACAGAAAAGCAGaagctttttgttgttgttggtttGAAGCCAAATGGATTACAAACTTTATTGGCATTTAGTTAAAGGCGAAGGTGAGTTAAAATGCTCTTGTAGGAATTGTTAGTATCTAGAATGCGTTCTAGGTTCACTTGGGTGACGTcatcttaatttttttcattttaaagaaacACCTGTCTTTATCTCAGGGTCGGTTTTTAGTGTATTTGGGTGTAAACATCTTTGTTCCATTGCGcactctttttgtttttgttttcaggaCTGCAATTGTCTGTTTCGAGACTTGAAGACTTCAGGACTGTGCCTTTATGCAGATCTGCAGTTATTCACATATTGGGTGTGTAGATGTAGCCGAACcatctttatttataatattcaaCTCTTCTCAGTCTAAGTCagcatttatattaaatgatcTCTTCGAATATGCAGGCTTTTAGACCGCCAAACTGAGTACTGCCTATCCTTTCTGAGATAAAGGAATTTATTGCCAGGTCATTTGTTGTTGTAGCCATTTTGTGTATCTTTCGTGCAAGTGAACTAGAGTTTTTAAGCATGCTACATGGTGTGATGGTGGTCTTTTGATGTTAGGGTTCTTTGAAGAGTCTAAATTGGAACAGGAAAACAAGGACAGTCTGTGAATTGTCTCATAGTTTGATATCGATATTCAGAGAGGGAGTATCaaggctcatatttaatgacaTTATTGGAGGTCTTATACAGGTAAACAAATCAAGGTTTACTGTTCTCATAAAAGCCATTGATACAATCCTCGACAGATTTTCATTGTTTCCTTGAATGAAACGCAGATTGTATGAACACTTGCAGAAGGGCTTAAAATGATGTATTTGAAGTCAGCCATTTGAAAACCAACTTTTAAACTATTGTTGCAAAGCAACATTTACACGATCACCCGATGAGCCAATGGGAATCGCTATCGATTTGAAAAGGGAACCAAAATGTTTACTACggtgaatctcatgaaaccAGTCATAAAACAGTCACATTTCATCCCAAAGTTaaagtatgtatgtatgcattgcattaaaTGAATCCTATTTTTGCGgccttttattttttgctttgtggattttattttcatgacattaaGCACAAGTAATTCTTTGTAttgtaaaaatttaaaaagtattgATGCATCATTGTTGTACTTATAGTTTAATTTAtactgatttaattttttttaaatagtttttgttactgtattacagtaatgagaatttttttttttttttttttttgcattgcggtaaagatttttttggggggaattGGCTTAATTGTCTAAAAATAAATGGTCTTAAAGatgtgctttattttttttactgcaaatttttaaaagttcttttggggtgaaatatgactaATTTGTGAGATttgtccaaaaaaaacaaaaaaacaattgtatTTATGATCAGTGTGTAATAAAAAGCCTCAGTGTTTCCTCACTGGAACTCATTTTCTTATTGTGATTGTTGACCGTGTTCAGGGTTCAATACAAATGTAGTACTAATTAGTGTCAAACGTTATAAAAATGAGAAGGTAGGAATGGTTGAAATCTGAATTTTGACATTTAGTGCCTGAAACACCAGAGATTGTAGTATGTTTTCCCACAGATAAATGATTAATGGTACATATTGTTCCCTGGTCTCGAGGGGAAAGTATGCGTCATGCACATACACACGTAGTAGATTTATGAGAAGTCATAATGTTACTTGAAAACATAAGGGTTGTGCACAAATGCAGGCTTTAGTGCTTTAGCTTATAGCTGTAGGAAGTAGTTTTGAAATGaatgattgtgtgtttgtgttcaggtgtgtcCAAAGAGAGTGCTGTCTGTCCACCTCATTTCTGTATGTTTGTTCCCACTGAAACTCATTGCTTGCACTCATGTATTGACTATTTTCCTTGAGATAGGGGTGTTGCATTGTGGTCTCTATACCATGATTCCTAACATTGggatatataattgtttttgATGATTTCTCCCATGTTATCTCATGATAGACTGCTTAAATTAAGGTACACTTTAACTTAAACCTgaataagaaaataaatgtttgtatatTATACTCCATTAAGGAATGTTTAGAGTATTTCTCCAATGTGGATGTAGTTGTAAtacctttttttctctctctctctctctctctctctctctctttgtacAAGAATTCACTGTGTGAAATTTTGGATTGCATTTTTGTATAATACAATTGCTTTTCTTTGAGAGGGCAGGGGGTATTACTAACTGGATTTTTGAATTAGATATcaaaaaacttgaaaaaattatttaataagaaatgtattttatgtgcAGCAGTGATTCTGGCATGGATTATGATTAAATGAGATTGTAAACCATTTTCCACTCGTGTTTCTTACAAATTCATGTACTTTTACACAACAACCACTTGGTGCTGAACATTGAACAAAAGACCCTTTAAGTTCACCACTGTCAACAACAAAATAGTTTCACTTCAGGCCTAAAAAAAGGCATTTGATCTACACATTTGTACTGAAATTGTtcttttaacaatgtttttaacaGATTCCACATTATGAATCACATTTGCTTTGCTTGTGACTAACCTAACAAAACCAATCAATAGCTCAAAGGTTGTTCTGAGTAAATTTTCATCTCTTTAGTCACTCCAGTACACTTAAGGGCACTGACCTGTCCAGAGAGCAGTGTTTTGCTTCACTTTGCTGCTTACTTTAGTACAACATTGCCCTAAAACTCGTCTTTAACAAGAAACAAAACTACAACTTCAGGTAAGTGGAAAGATTCATAAATGCAATGAATATTCTGATCAAAAAAGAGCAGTTTTGTTGGAACAGCTGAAAAAACGTGTTTTGGCAATTTGTgaattaacatttaatttaattatgaaCTTTTCACCTCAGACAAGAACCAGTTAAGAAGTCTTTATTAGTAAATCAGCCATTGGTAGTAAATTTGAGTTCTGATTAAACCTTAATTTGTGCCTGGGAAACTAGCAATGTATGAATAATAAAGTGCAAAATTGAAAAAGTTAGCTTTGCTATCCTAATTAAACTTAAAATGGATTTCTTTGTAACCATTGTGGATTTTAATGTACAAGCTGGTTACTTTGTCAATGCGGATTTGATTTTAACAAGCTGGCAAAGAGCGAACATTTTTCCATAACAGTACTTTTCTACAAAGTACAATTTTGAAAAAATCTCTTCTGAATTCGCAACATATATTGTATCACATGATTCCATGACTTGACTGACCACCAGAATTTGCACTGAACTACTTTTCCTGGGCTGGTTTCTCATTCCACCTCAGGCAGAATGAAGTTGTTGGCATGTACGTGGGCTTTGTGGGTACTTGCCTTCTGTTCCGTCCAGGCAACCAAAGATATTTGCAACGCAAAGCCCAAAGACCTTCCCTTGGAGCCAATGTGCATCTACCGAAGCCAGGATGTTGAGCTACAACCAACCAAAGAACCTGAGAAGATCCCAGTTGGCACCAACCCTAGAGTGTGGGAACTGTCCAAAGCCAACAGCCGCTTCGCCCTCTCGCTTTTCAAGCAGCTTGCCGAGGGAAAGTCCAGCGATGAAAACATCTTTCTGTCTCCAATTAGTATCTCAACAGCTTTCGCCATGACGAAGCTAGGGGCTTGTAACAGAACATTGGAGCAGCTCATGAAAGTAAGGTCAAGTAATTGTAAGTCCAAATAAAGATTGATCAGTGAAGCAGGTCAACACCTTCTCTGTCCTTCACATGTAGGTGTTTCATTTCGATTCGATAAAGGAGAAGACATCAGACCAGGTTCACTACTTCTTTGCCAAGCTGAACTGTCGGCTATACCGCAAAAAGCACGAGACGACAGAACTGATCTCTGCAAACCGTTTGTTTGGAGACAAATCCACGCTTTTTAATGAGTCCTTCCAGCACATCAGCGAGATGGTCTACGGAGCCAAGTTGATGCCTCTCAATTTTAAGGTTACGTTACGTCCATAAGTGCCTAATGTAGGGTATCTGATCCTTGACCTTATACTAATCATTCAAGTTTCGCCCTCTAGGAGAAACCGGAAGTTTCGAGGATGGCGATAAATGAATGGATTGCCAACAAGACGGAAAACCGAATAAAAGACACCCTGCCTGAAGGTTCAATAGACACCAACACCATATTAGTCTTGGTGAACGCGATCTACTTCAAAGTAAGCGAGGATGCAGAGTGGTACTTGTTAAGATGCAGTTTTTCCACCTCTGACAGTGGTCCAATCCTGCACTTGCAGGGTCACATTCCAGCAGAgtttatgctgcgttcacgccatgtcGTAATTACGTAAATAAACCTCTGTATGCTTTCGAATCACTCAGATTTCATACACCAGTCGGTCTGCAAAGCGCTGCTTCAAGTCGAACACACCTTAAATCTGCAGTGTCAGGTGGTACATGGTAGCTTTCAGAAAATTACGAGTTTACACGTTGTAATTACAAGTTCTACAAGCACGTGAAAGATTTTTACAGTTCAGAATTATGGTAATTACGACATGGCATGAACACAtctttagctccaaccccaattaaacacaactgaaccagctaatcaaggtcttcaggctCACTACAAACTTCCAGGCATGTTTgttgagctaaactctgcaggaaagtggccctccaggagcaggattggactcCTGACTTGGGATCTCTGTTacaatctgtttttttttttttttttctacagggTCAATGGAAACATAAGTTTGATAAgcaaaatgttttaaagttagactTTCACGTTAGCGAGACACACAAGTGTCCAGTCCCCATGATGTACCAAGAGAAGAAATTCCAGTACGCCAAAATCACAGCAGACAAAGTGAAGATCCTTGAATTGCCCTACAATGGTGGTGACATCACAATGGTGCTCATATTACCTACTGATGGTGCAGCCCTGTCGGAAGTAAGTCAATTATAAACAATAATCAAAATGTTTTCCTTAAAGATCTTCTCCTGTGGTCCTACATAACAAAACTGCATCCAATTAAGGTGGTGGCGAACATGAACCTCCAGAAACTCGTTGGTTGGTTACATGCCATGAAAGAGACCACAGTTTCAGTGCAGGTTCCTCGTTTCCGTATCGAGGACAGCTTCAGCCTCAAAGAGCAGCTGACAAAAATGGGCCTTGAAGATCTTTTTAGTCCAGAAAATGCCAGTCTCCCAGGTATGACATTCGGCTGATAAGAAAACTTGTTGCTGTTGtttagggatagttcacccaaaaatgaaccaCCTGTCATCATatcgttccaaacttgtatgactttcttccttcTGTACAACCTAAAAGCTTCATAAGACTAGAAATGTAGAGTACAAGTCATATAGACTATTTTTATGGTTCTTTAGGGATCTTGGTGTGATTACTTCTAACTTTTGCTGTATGGAAGTGTGTTCCATGgggaaataaaacatataagTTTGGAAAAATGGCAGGAATGTCATTGTCAGGGCGAACTATTGAGTTGATGACTGCACAATAATATTGCCCCATGACATGTTGCACTAGGAATGGTTGCCGATGATGGGCCCAACTTGTACATCTCTGACG
The nucleotide sequence above comes from Chanodichthys erythropterus isolate Z2021 chromosome 10, ASM2448905v1, whole genome shotgun sequence. Encoded proteins:
- the serpinc1 gene encoding antithrombin-III; translation: MKLLACTWALWVLAFCSVQATKDICNAKPKDLPLEPMCIYRSQDVELQPTKEPEKIPVGTNPRVWELSKANSRFALSLFKQLAEGKSSDENIFLSPISISTAFAMTKLGACNRTLEQLMKVFHFDSIKEKTSDQVHYFFAKLNCRLYRKKHETTELISANRLFGDKSTLFNESFQHISEMVYGAKLMPLNFKEKPEVSRMAINEWIANKTENRIKDTLPEGSIDTNTILVLVNAIYFKGQWKHKFDKQNVLKLDFHVSETHKCPVPMMYQEKKFQYAKITADKVKILELPYNGGDITMVLILPTDGAALSEVVANMNLQKLVGWLHAMKETTVSVQVPRFRIEDSFSLKEQLTKMGLEDLFSPENASLPGMVADDGPNLYISDAYHKAFLEVNEEGSEAAAATAVVATGRSLNIFRDYFVADRPFLLLIREASINALIFTGRVANPCGSS